One Rouxiella sp. S1S-2 genomic window, GATAGCTATTGCTCACCTGGACTTCAATCGGCGTGACCTGCAAACCGTTGCCGGGAATAATATCCTGCGGGCAGGACGAGACTGCGCAAATCAGGTCACACAGCGCTTCAAACACAATGTAGTCTCCTGCCTTGCTGCTCGGATCAGTCACTTCCATACGGCCATCGGCAGTAACCGGCCCGTTTTGGAACAGGTTGAACGGCTCTGGAAGGCTGAAGTAAGTCACACCGTGCGCCTTCATGCCTTCAAGCAGGTTATCTACACAGTTTCGATGGCCTTCGACCCCGAAATCGATGCTGAAGCGAGTCCGATCGCAGGCCGGCACGTTGGCATCGTGCACGCCGTTGGTATCGGTCACTACACGCAGCATGGGGCGATTTTCACTCGACCAAAGCACGTCTCCTGGCTTGAAGAAGATTGAGCGAAGATGTTGACGCGTATGCACCGGCGAGAGTTTTTCATCAAGATTATCGGCGTAAACTGCCACGAAATCGGCGGCCTGCTGCCCTTCGCTATCAATGACCGTGATAAATTGCCCTTTACTGACCTGAAAGGTTTTGCCGTGACCGGCAGGCACTGTCAGTGTTGATTGACACATAGTTACTCCTGAGGAATGAAATCGCTTGCAGGCACGGTGAAAGTGGTGCCGAGATACTGTTTTTGCAGCGCAGAAAGTTCACCGTCTTTCTGCATCGCCAGAATGTGGTCGCTGATGGCTTTATTTAAGCTCAGGTCGTCTTTACGCGTTGCCCACGCCATCCACTGGGAAGGCCCGACTTCGCCAACCTGCGCCACTTTGTTGGGGAATTTCTTCACTACCGGTGCGAGAGCCGAAATGTCGTCAAACACAAAATCGGCGCGGTGAGTCATGAGGGTACTCACAGTTTGGTCGAGCGTATCGACGCTGATAATAGTGATCGGTTTCTTGCCTTCTTTGCTCAGAGTGACGTTAAAACCTTTCAGTAACTGCTCCGGCAAACTGGCGCTTTTTACCGCGCCGCTCAGGCCGGAGAGATCTTCAGGGGTCAATTTTTTACCGCTGAATTTGCTCACGTCACTTTCACGAACCAGTACGCCGTTGACCGTTTTACTGAACGGCGTGGTGAAGAGCACTTTCTTCGCCCGCTCGGCGGTCACGTTCAACGATGACCCTTCGGCATTGAACGAACCAGAAATCAGGCCGGGCAGGATCCCGCTGAAAGCGGTTTTCTGAAATTCCAGTTTCACACCAAGGTCTTTGGCAAACGACTGCATGATTGCCACGCTGTAACCGGTTATCTCGCCGCTGTCGTTGGTGAACTCATACGGCGGGAAAGTAGGGTCTATACCGACGGTGATTTTGCCACTGCTCTTGATGTCTGAAAGTGTGTCGGCCTGTGCGGCCATAGCGGCAGTTAGAGTGAGTAAAGTGACTGCCAGCAGTGCTATTTTTTTCATTATGTTGGTTCCCTGGTGTTGGTGAAATGTCATAACAGACAGAGCAGTTTCCATGCCAGTTTGTCAGGCCTAAGTCAGCGAAAAGCGGCGAGCAACTCTTTTTTCTCAGAGAATCAACAAGAAATTAACGTTTCTTGTTTTTATATTTTAGTTTCTTTAGTTTCACAAAAAGGCGTGCAGAGTGAACGCCAAAGGCGAACCCTGCACTTAAAAGGGGAGAAAAACGCCTGCTGCGCACCAACGAGGTGCGTCACTCGAGTTCATCGAGACTCTGATGCAGGGATTCAACGGTTGCCAGGCGATCATTACTGGCTTTACCCATGCTGCGCGCCACTAGAGAACAGAGCAGATTACATACGCCCGACAGTGCGACGGTGCTGTCAAAAATCAGGCTGCCGTCTGTTTGGCAACGCAGCACCCAGCGCGCATGCTTGGCGGGCTTTCCGGCTAGTACATCGGCGATGTAGAGCATTGGCACGTTCAACTCGTCGAGTGCCGCCATTGCCGCCTCAAGCGCAGGCATACGGCGACGCAGCCCCACGCAAATAACAACATCCTGCGGGCCGAGCGTGGCTAAATGCTCTGCCAGCGAATCGCCGGCGCGCGGCAGAAGGCGGACGTCCGAATGAATATGCACCAAGTCACGGTAAATAAGCAGGGCAATAGTCTGACTGTGGCGCCACCCCATTACGACCACGCGCCGCGACGTGGCGATGGCATCAACGCATGACTCCAGCTGTGCACTCTCCAGCGAACGATAAGTGTTCACCAGATTGGACACCTCTTTCTCAAGATGGCTCTGCATCAGACTGGCGAGCGGAGAGGAACTGGGTGCGGACTGTAGGTAAAGCGGCGAACCGCTATTTTGCATTTCACGCGCCTGACGACGCGCGGCGTCGTAGTTCTCATAGCCGAGGTGACGGAAAAAGCGTGTAGCAGTAGCTTTAGAGACGCCGGCACTTTGTGCCAGTTCGGTCGCGGTATTCATCGCTAACTGCCCTGGAGCTGCTAACAACACATCGGCTAGCCGCTGCTCGTGCAATGAGAGTTGATCCCACTGTTGGCGGATACGGCCTTCTAACGATGCCGTTTTTGCACTCATGGATATTCCCTATAATAGAAAAGTCTCATCCTGCACAGAACTCGGCGGGTTGTCATCATGAATTTACATAACTACGTCTACTCCAGCGACGTATAAATCGCCTGCCTCGCGTCATAGATGAATGCCTGCATTACTGAGCGTCATTAAGATTTTTAAACACTAAATTAAGAAAAAACTTGATGAGTAAAATTAAAGTTAAACGCCAATAATGTTAATTAATTTAAAATAAGAACATTTTAAATAATAAATCTATATATAAACAATACCATCTATCATCCATACAAATGATAGATAGAGACCTATATGTCCCCCTTTTGTTTTCGTAAATATCGCTCATTCGCTTTGCCTTTGCTAATTGTTCTCCCAGTTTCACTGACTCATGCGAATGATATTGGAACGGCGCATTTATCACCGCAGAATAATATTGAGATCACTCCTTTTAGCGTTGAACGATCGCACACTCGCTCCGCAATTGAACGTTCGCGCATTCGCTCTAATGCTGAACGTTTGCGTATTCACTCCCGCGGTGACCGCTCGCGTAATCGCGACGATGCTGAACGTTCGCGTACTCGCCCCCACGGTGAACGTTCGCGCACTCGCTCCCACGATGAACGTTCGCGCACTCGCACCGGCGTTGAACGATCGCGTACTCGCGCAGGCAGTATTATCTCTAAAGGTAATCTGCAACCGGGTTCCACGTTAGTGTTTGAAATTCGTGACAAAGGTTTTAATAATCCCCTAGAGTCCATCCGCCTTAAAATTGATGCCAATAACGCTGACCAATACATTTGGCCACACGCGCTTGCCACTGCAATTAATGCGCAGTCTCTCACCACGCGGGCAGGACAAAGAAAGGGAGATACTAATATTCCTATATACAGTGGATATCTGAATGAGGTCTGGGTTCCCAACGATCTGCCGCTTAATTTCACTTATCGAATCGAAAATTCCGAGTATCAACAACACAAACTTATTCTCGACCGCCTGACCCAAAACGCTATGGCCAAGAATAACCTGGCTAACGTCAAGAAATGGCTTGGACTTGAAAAGAATGGCTCATTCAGCGATATCACGTATCCGGATAATAAAAAGCCGCTGGCCGATAACAAGATTGCCAGCCAGCACCTGCTGAGAGTGCTGGAACTCGCATCTTACGCTCACGAGAATCGTAAAAATTGCCAATCATTAACTGCCGACTGTACGTTTATAAAAGATGTGCAGTCGGCAGCGGTGCGCGGTATGCTGTTTATTATCGCTAAAAAATATAAATATGATAACTGGTGGTTCTCTTCGATTGGCGATCCACGCAGCGTTGCGCGAGTGGCGCTGTTAATCTATCCCGACATTA contains:
- a CDS encoding DUF1989 domain-containing protein, producing the protein MCQSTLTVPAGHGKTFQVSKGQFITVIDSEGQQAADFVAVYADNLDEKLSPVHTRQHLRSIFFKPGDVLWSSENRPMLRVVTDTNGVHDANVPACDRTRFSIDFGVEGHRNCVDNLLEGMKAHGVTYFSLPEPFNLFQNGPVTADGRMEVTDPSSKAGDYIVFEALCDLICAVSSCPQDIIPGNGLQVTPIEVQVSNSYLAEVSHVVNA
- a CDS encoding transporter substrate-binding domain-containing protein, with amino-acid sequence MKKIALLAVTLLTLTAAMAAQADTLSDIKSSGKITVGIDPTFPPYEFTNDSGEITGYSVAIMQSFAKDLGVKLEFQKTAFSGILPGLISGSFNAEGSSLNVTAERAKKVLFTTPFSKTVNGVLVRESDVSKFSGKKLTPEDLSGLSGAVKSASLPEQLLKGFNVTLSKEGKKPITIISVDTLDQTVSTLMTHRADFVFDDISALAPVVKKFPNKVAQVGEVGPSQWMAWATRKDDLSLNKAISDHILAMQKDGELSALQKQYLGTTFTVPASDFIPQE
- a CDS encoding MurR/RpiR family transcriptional regulator, which gives rise to MSAKTASLEGRIRQQWDQLSLHEQRLADVLLAAPGQLAMNTATELAQSAGVSKATATRFFRHLGYENYDAARRQAREMQNSGSPLYLQSAPSSSPLASLMQSHLEKEVSNLVNTYRSLESAQLESCVDAIATSRRVVVMGWRHSQTIALLIYRDLVHIHSDVRLLPRAGDSLAEHLATLGPQDVVICVGLRRRMPALEAAMAALDELNVPMLYIADVLAGKPAKHARWVLRCQTDGSLIFDSTVALSGVCNLLCSLVARSMGKASNDRLATVESLHQSLDELE